The genome window ATACACATGATAATGCCCAAGCTTCTTCGCCAAGGTCTCAGCCTGATTGGTTTTGCGCGTGCGGTACGAACCCGCATCCACCTCTACCAGTCCTGCCACATCCGGATTCAGTTCGTGCAGGAAACCACTGATCTCTTCCAGCGTCTTTCCATTACGGCCCAAGTATCCCTGAAGCGGAAACTGGATCTTCCCGCCGCCGGTGCCGTATCGAATGTTGTATAAAACAAACCTCATGTACGCGCCCAATCTGCCATCTGTTCAATATCGCCCGCGCCGATGATGAGCAGGACATCGCCAGCTCTCAACTCGCTGCGGATATCCTGCCACGTTTTTTCCAAACATTGGAAAAATTTTATGCGCTTTTTCCAATCATCGGCAAACCGGTTCATCAGGTCTTGAGTCGTACCGCCTTCCAAAGGCTGCTCAGAGGCCGCGTAAACCGGCAGCAGCCACAGTTTCTCCACCCCTTGGAACGCCGGAGGGAAGTCAGGCCCGAGCGCCCTTGTGCGCGTATAGCGGTGCGGCTGAAAAACGCCCAGAAGCCGCTTCGGCTCCAGCGTTTCCAACGCCGTCTGGATCAGCGCCCGAATTTCAGTCGGATGATGCGCATAATCGGAAATCACCGTGTAATCACCCTTAAAAACAGTTTCAAAACGCCGTTTCACCGGCTTCAGATTTTTCAGTGCCTGGAAGATGTCCGCCTCGGTTTTCCAACCTCTGGACACTTCAATGGCGGCCATGGCATTTAATCGATTGTGACGGCCCGGCAGCGAAAGATTCAGCGATTGAAAAGAATACGGAACTGCTTTCGGGTTATCTTTGCAGAGCCGGGTCGCAACAGGATCATCGGCACAATATACGATCTTTTCTCTCGTTTGCGCGATGAACTGACGGAAACAGTTCTCGAAGGACTCGAAACTGTCGTGATGCTCCATGTGGTCGTATTCAATATTGGTAATCACGGCGATGTCGGGATGGTAGTTGGCCACCGTTCCATCCGATTCATCCGCTTCGACCACCATAATCTGGCCGTCACGCGCAACGCCGTCAAAGCCCGCC of Tichowtungia aerotolerans contains these proteins:
- a CDS encoding UDP-N-acetylmuramate--L-alanine ligase, with the protein product MCKEITGLLSAPRRIHMLGIGGIGMAGLAFLLKEHGHVVSGSDAQENRQTEWLRGKGISVLDEVPPGTEWIIRTRAVPDSHPDVMAAAVPVSWRGDVLPELLKDRFTIAVSGTHGKTTTTSMIAQILDCGFCVGGEVAGFDGVARDGQIMVVEADESDGTVANYHPDIAVITNIEYDHMEHHDSFESFENCFRQFIAQTREKIVYCADDPVATRLCKDNPKAVPYSFQSLNLSLPGRHNRLNAMAAIEVSRGWKTEADIFQALKNLKPVKRRFETVFKGDYTVISDYAHHPTEIRALIQTALETLEPKRLLGVFQPHRYTRTRALGPDFPPAFQGVEKLWLLPVYAASEQPLEGGTTQDLMNRFADDWKKRIKFFQCLEKTWQDIRSELRAGDVLLIIGAGDIEQMADWART